From one Lactiplantibacillus paraplantarum genomic stretch:
- the rplW gene encoding 50S ribosomal protein L23 — translation MEARDVILRPVVTESSMADLDDKRYTFDVNVQATKTQVKKAIEEIFDVKVVKVNVMNVKGKLKRQGRYAGYTKKRRKAIVTLSSDSNEIKLFNDDQQ, via the coding sequence ATGGAAGCACGCGATGTAATTTTACGTCCTGTAGTTACTGAATCATCAATGGCTGACTTGGACGACAAGCGCTACACATTTGATGTCAACGTACAGGCAACAAAAACACAAGTTAAAAAAGCAATCGAAGAAATCTTCGACGTTAAGGTCGTTAAGGTTAACGTTATGAACGTTAAAGGCAAGCTCAAGCGCCAAGGTCGTTACGCCGGCTACACTAAGAAGCGTCGTAAGGCCATTGTTACCTTGAGTTCTGATTCTAACGAAATTAAGTTGTTCAACGACGATCAACAATAA
- the rplB gene encoding 50S ribosomal protein L2: protein MGIKKYKPTTNGRRNMTASDFSEITKTKPEKSLLDSQSHTAGRNSYGHITVRHRGGGHKQQYRLVDFKRIKDEVPATVKAIEYDPNRTANIALLVYADGVKSYILAPKGLEVGMQVQSGVEADIKVGNALPLTNIPVGTVIHNIELKPGKGGQIARSAGASAQLLGKEGKYAIIRLASGEVRLVLLTSRATIGTVGNEQHELINSGKAGRSRWQGKRPTVRGSVMNPNDHPHGGGEGKAPIGHPSPMSPWGKKTLGKKTRNKKARSNKLIVRGRRPGKH, encoded by the coding sequence GTGGGTATTAAGAAGTATAAACCAACCACTAACGGCCGTCGTAATATGACTGCTTCAGATTTCTCTGAAATCACTAAAACGAAGCCTGAAAAGTCATTATTAGACTCACAAAGTCACACTGCCGGTCGTAACAGTTATGGTCACATTACTGTTCGTCATCGTGGCGGCGGTCATAAGCAACAATACCGTTTGGTTGACTTTAAGCGGATTAAGGATGAAGTTCCAGCAACCGTTAAAGCAATCGAATATGATCCTAACCGGACAGCTAACATTGCATTATTAGTTTACGCTGACGGTGTGAAATCATATATCTTAGCACCAAAAGGTTTGGAAGTTGGGATGCAAGTTCAATCAGGTGTCGAAGCCGATATCAAGGTTGGGAACGCATTACCATTAACGAACATTCCAGTTGGTACTGTTATTCATAACATTGAATTGAAGCCAGGTAAGGGTGGTCAAATCGCTCGTTCTGCTGGTGCTTCAGCACAATTACTTGGTAAGGAAGGCAAATATGCAATTATTCGTTTGGCTTCTGGTGAAGTTCGTTTAGTTCTATTAACTAGCCGTGCTACTATTGGTACTGTTGGTAATGAACAACATGAATTGATCAATTCAGGTAAAGCCGGTCGTTCACGTTGGCAAGGTAAGCGCCCAACGGTTCGTGGTTCTGTTATGAACCCTAACGATCACCCTCATGGTGGTGGTGAAGGTAAAGCGCCAATCGGTCATCCATCTCCAATGTCACCATGGGGTAAGAAGACGCTTGGTAAGAAGACACGGAACAAGAAGGCTCGTTCAAACAAGCTTATCGTTCGTGGTCGCCGTCCAGGCAAACACTAA
- a CDS encoding serine hydrolase gives MKIQQWYGLGLVGVILMGISQVLTSINGEVVSFALIMGVLGGAVTQRLMPRHQTKHPLSMVTEVAFILQSLLILLVLVLSVSWLMEPSFVHIYGETTLPVRSLIWTLGGTTGAMHNVFSHLWPVLIYILGLLWLRSTVQVVMIWQLSWRRTVMISNLVLILLTIVFNGGWLFTRTGSLLPTSLFLLPFAIGSLIATKRQTSHAERAIQRGPVDVNFALLGYVVLMLIGCHMSAFQNHWLQLGWLLIGCIGSSWLLFMVQPVMVTIRQWHVLMVGYLWYLYYWPLVWLFDSATHPLRYVGILPLALVLAVVDYVGYQWLTRRPHIYQRRLLISVAVVCIGVLGSFSSYQASKIAPHQQTKSESSVATSTTKQATARSTKHLAKHSTVSPTRQRQQLLSAWQKIIDRQTVKVGIAMYSPRTKQTVTYTKDTDGSGYYVASTVKASILTELLHQRDQGNLTFTPGEQTLAESMIRNSDNDAATGLLSNGLGSYGALNNLYQNLKMTHTTANLSSWSMTKTTPADQVRLLRTIYYPSDYLTKRSKHYIQNLMGTVSHEQSWGVSKSAPNYQLKNGWMDLSDNGLGWQVNSIGHVYDQHRDPQGYVIAIYTNQDATMSQGVDLVESLAAVTHQIMAP, from the coding sequence ATGAAGATTCAGCAGTGGTACGGGTTAGGTTTAGTTGGTGTCATACTGATGGGGATTAGTCAGGTATTGACTAGTATTAACGGGGAAGTTGTAAGTTTTGCACTTATTATGGGGGTTCTTGGGGGTGCCGTGACGCAACGTCTGATGCCGCGGCACCAAACCAAACACCCCTTGTCAATGGTTACCGAAGTTGCATTTATCCTACAGAGTCTACTGATATTACTAGTGTTGGTGTTGAGTGTAAGTTGGCTTATGGAGCCTTCTTTTGTGCACATATATGGTGAGACAACGTTACCAGTCCGATCACTGATCTGGACACTTGGTGGTACAACGGGGGCAATGCATAACGTTTTCTCCCACCTGTGGCCGGTACTCATTTATATTTTAGGATTATTGTGGTTGCGCTCGACCGTGCAAGTTGTCATGATATGGCAATTATCTTGGCGACGCACGGTGATGATCAGTAACTTGGTTCTGATACTCCTAACCATTGTGTTTAATGGGGGCTGGTTGTTCACACGGACTGGGAGTCTGTTGCCAACAAGTTTATTTTTGCTTCCGTTTGCAATTGGCAGCTTAATTGCGACCAAGCGGCAAACTTCGCATGCTGAGCGAGCTATTCAGCGTGGACCAGTTGATGTTAATTTTGCGCTACTTGGTTATGTAGTTTTGATGCTGATTGGTTGTCACATGAGCGCCTTTCAAAATCATTGGCTACAACTAGGCTGGTTACTAATTGGCTGTATTGGGAGTAGTTGGCTGCTATTCATGGTACAACCAGTAATGGTAACGATCCGCCAGTGGCACGTTTTAATGGTCGGTTACTTGTGGTATTTGTACTATTGGCCATTGGTGTGGCTGTTCGATAGCGCGACGCACCCGCTTCGCTATGTTGGAATATTGCCATTGGCCTTAGTGCTAGCCGTGGTTGACTATGTGGGTTATCAATGGCTGACACGGCGCCCACATATTTATCAGCGGCGTTTATTGATTAGCGTGGCGGTGGTCTGTATCGGGGTCCTGGGCTCGTTTTCGAGTTATCAAGCTAGCAAAATTGCACCGCATCAGCAAACGAAGAGCGAGTCGTCAGTTGCGACTAGTACGACTAAGCAGGCGACAGCGCGCTCAACTAAGCACTTGGCCAAACACTCAACAGTTAGTCCAACGCGTCAACGGCAGCAGTTATTGTCAGCGTGGCAGAAAATTATTGATCGCCAAACGGTTAAGGTCGGAATTGCGATGTATTCCCCACGAACTAAACAGACGGTCACGTATACTAAGGATACTGATGGTAGTGGTTACTATGTCGCTAGTACCGTTAAGGCAAGTATTCTAACCGAGCTGTTGCATCAGCGTGATCAGGGAAACTTAACTTTTACGCCTGGAGAGCAAACCTTGGCTGAGTCGATGATTCGCAATAGTGACAATGATGCCGCTACTGGATTACTGAGTAACGGTCTAGGTAGTTATGGTGCTTTGAACAATTTATATCAGAATCTGAAAATGACACATACGACGGCTAACTTGTCTTCATGGAGTATGACGAAGACGACGCCAGCAGATCAAGTGCGGCTGTTACGAACGATCTATTACCCGTCGGATTATTTGACTAAGCGATCCAAACACTATATTCAAAATCTCATGGGAACCGTGAGCCATGAACAAAGCTGGGGTGTTTCCAAATCGGCACCTAATTACCAGTTAAAAAACGGTTGGATGGATTTGAGCGACAATGGCTTAGGATGGCAGGTCAATAGTATTGGGCATGTCTATGACCAGCACCGTGATCCTCAAGGCTATGTGATTGCGATTTATACCAATCAAGATGCGACGATGTCCCAAGGGGTCGATTTGGTTGAGTCACTGGCAGCGGTGACCCATCAAATTATGGCGCCATGA
- the rplP gene encoding 50S ribosomal protein L16, producing MLVPKRVKYRRVHRGKMRGEAKGGKTVAFGDYGLQTLESHWISNRQIEAARVAMNRYMKRGGKVWIKIFPHKSYTEKGVGVRMGNGKGTPAGWVAPVKRNKIMFEVAGVPEEVAREALRLAGTKLPVKTKIVKREEVGGESDEG from the coding sequence ATGCTGGTACCTAAACGGGTTAAGTATCGTCGTGTTCATCGTGGTAAAATGCGCGGTGAAGCTAAAGGCGGTAAAACAGTTGCTTTTGGTGATTACGGTTTACAAACCCTCGAATCACACTGGATCAGCAACCGGCAGATTGAAGCTGCCCGTGTTGCTATGAACCGTTACATGAAGCGTGGCGGTAAGGTATGGATTAAGATTTTCCCTCACAAGTCCTACACTGAAAAAGGTGTTGGTGTCCGGATGGGTAATGGGAAAGGTACTCCTGCAGGTTGGGTAGCACCAGTTAAACGTAACAAGATTATGTTTGAAGTTGCTGGTGTTCCAGAAGAAGTTGCACGCGAAGCTTTACGCTTGGCTGGAACTAAATTACCTGTTAAAACTAAGATTGTTAAGCGTGAGGAAGTAGGTGGCGAATCAGATGAAGGCTAA
- the rplD gene encoding 50S ribosomal protein L4, producing MTSVALFKQDGTQNGDVTLNDAVFGIEPNENVVFDAILMQRASMRQGTHAVKNRSARRGGGRKPWRQKGTGRARQGSIRSPQWRKGGIVFGPTPRSYSYKLPKKVMRLALKSVLSQKVLDNSLVAVDSLAFDAPKTKEFVNVLNNLNVDTKTLVLVEEDNEKAALAGRNLPNVKILKAKGVNVLDVANSDKLVVTQKALDQLEEALA from the coding sequence ATGACTAGCGTAGCATTATTTAAACAAGACGGTACGCAAAATGGTGACGTTACTTTGAACGACGCTGTGTTTGGTATTGAACCAAACGAAAACGTGGTTTTTGATGCCATCTTGATGCAACGTGCATCAATGCGTCAAGGAACTCACGCAGTTAAGAACCGTAGTGCTCGTCGCGGTGGTGGTCGTAAACCATGGCGTCAAAAGGGTACTGGTCGTGCGCGTCAAGGTTCTATCCGTTCACCACAATGGCGTAAAGGTGGGATTGTCTTCGGACCAACCCCTCGTTCATACAGTTACAAGTTACCTAAGAAGGTTATGCGCTTAGCTTTGAAGTCTGTCCTTTCACAAAAGGTCTTAGACAACAGCTTAGTTGCAGTTGATAGCTTAGCTTTCGACGCACCAAAGACTAAGGAATTTGTAAATGTATTAAATAACCTCAACGTCGATACCAAGACTCTTGTTTTGGTTGAAGAGGACAATGAAAAGGCTGCTTTGGCAGGTCGTAACTTACCAAATGTTAAGATCCTAAAAGCCAAAGGTGTTAACGTCTTAGATGTCGCTAATAGTGACAAATTAGTCGTTACCCAAAAAGCCCTCGATCAATTAGAGGAGGCGCTCGCATAA
- the rpsJ gene encoding 30S ribosomal protein S10, with amino-acid sequence MAKQKIRIRLKAYEHRILDQSADKIVETAKRTGATISGPIPLPTERTIYTVLRSPHKFKDSREQFEMRTHKRLIDIVNPTPKTVDSLMKLDLPSGVDIEIKL; translated from the coding sequence ATGGCAAAGCAAAAAATTCGTATTCGCTTAAAGGCATACGAACACCGCATTCTTGATCAGTCAGCTGACAAGATTGTCGAAACGGCAAAGAGAACTGGTGCTACTATTTCAGGTCCTATTCCATTGCCTACTGAACGGACTATTTATACCGTTCTACGTTCACCACATAAGTTTAAGGACTCACGTGAACAATTCGAAATGCGGACTCACAAGCGGTTAATCGATATCGTTAACCCAACGCCTAAGACGGTCGACTCATTAATGAAGTTAGACTTGCCTAGCGGTGTAGATATTGAAATCAAGCTTTAA
- the fusA gene encoding elongation factor G, translating to MANTREFSLDKTRNIGIMAHIDAGKTTTTERILYYTGKIHKIGETHDGASQMDWMAQEQERGITITSAATTAQWKNHRINIIDTPGHVDFTVEVERSLRVLDGAIAVLDAQSGVEPQTETVWRQASTYNVPRIVFVNKMDKIGADFKYSVSTIHDRLQANAHAIQLPIGAEDNFEGVIDLIEMKADLYDEDQLGTEWDTVDVPDEYKEEAQAARDDLIEALADIDDGIMEKYLGGEEISKDEIKAAIRKGTLALEFFPVLAGSAFKNKGVQMLMDATVDYLPSPLDVKPYKATDPDTEEEVDLIAGDDKPFAALAFKVATDPFVGRLTFIRVYQGTLESGSYVLNATKDKRERVGRLLQMHSNQRKEIPEVFSGDIAAAIGLKNTTTGDSLTSIEHPYHLESMEFPDPVIQVAVEPKTKADQDKMNVALQKLSEEDPTFKAETNPETGETLIAGMGELHLDIIVDRMRREFNVEATVGAPQVSYRETFTKSTQVQGKFVHQSGGKGQYGDVWVEFTPNEEGKGFEFEDAIVGGVVPREYIPSVEQGLKEAMANGVLAGYPLVDVKAKLYDGSYHDVDSSEAAFKIAASLALRNAVKTAGPVILEPIMKVDIVAPEDYLGDVMGHVTARRGNIEGMEERGNAQEVHAFVPLAEMFGYATTLRSATQGRGTFTMTFDHYQKVPKSVQEDIIKKNGGTPAK from the coding sequence ATGGCTAATACACGAGAATTCTCACTCGATAAGACCCGTAATATTGGTATTATGGCCCATATCGATGCTGGTAAGACCACGACAACTGAACGGATCTTGTACTATACTGGTAAAATTCACAAAATTGGTGAAACCCATGATGGTGCTTCACAAATGGACTGGATGGCCCAAGAACAAGAACGTGGGATTACGATTACTTCTGCTGCCACTACGGCACAGTGGAAGAACCACCGGATCAACATCATTGATACCCCAGGACACGTTGACTTCACTGTTGAAGTTGAACGTTCACTTCGGGTTTTAGATGGTGCCATCGCCGTTTTGGATGCCCAATCTGGTGTTGAACCTCAAACTGAAACAGTTTGGCGTCAAGCATCAACGTATAACGTTCCCCGGATCGTTTTCGTTAACAAGATGGACAAGATTGGTGCGGACTTCAAGTACTCTGTAAGCACGATCCATGATCGTTTACAAGCTAACGCCCACGCTATCCAATTACCAATTGGTGCCGAAGATAATTTCGAAGGGGTCATTGACTTAATCGAAATGAAGGCTGACCTTTATGATGAAGATCAACTTGGTACTGAATGGGATACGGTTGACGTTCCTGATGAATACAAAGAAGAAGCCCAAGCTGCTCGTGATGACTTAATCGAAGCCTTAGCTGACATCGATGACGGCATCATGGAAAAGTACCTTGGCGGTGAAGAAATCAGCAAGGATGAAATCAAAGCTGCCATCCGTAAGGGTACGTTAGCACTTGAATTCTTCCCAGTATTAGCTGGTTCAGCCTTCAAGAACAAGGGTGTTCAGATGTTGATGGATGCTACAGTGGACTACTTACCATCACCACTTGATGTTAAGCCTTACAAGGCCACTGATCCTGATACTGAAGAAGAAGTTGACTTAATTGCCGGTGATGACAAGCCATTCGCTGCCTTAGCATTTAAGGTTGCTACTGACCCATTCGTTGGTCGTTTGACTTTCATCCGGGTATACCAAGGAACTTTGGAATCTGGTTCATACGTCTTGAACGCAACTAAGGACAAGCGTGAACGGGTTGGTCGTTTACTTCAAATGCATTCTAACCAACGGAAAGAAATCCCAGAAGTCTTCTCTGGTGATATCGCCGCTGCGATTGGTTTGAAGAACACAACGACTGGTGACTCATTGACTTCGATTGAACATCCATATCATTTGGAATCAATGGAATTCCCTGACCCAGTTATCCAGGTTGCCGTTGAACCTAAGACTAAGGCTGACCAAGATAAGATGAACGTTGCCTTACAAAAGCTTTCTGAAGAAGATCCTACTTTCAAGGCTGAAACTAACCCTGAAACTGGTGAAACTTTGATCGCCGGGATGGGTGAATTGCATTTGGATATCATCGTTGACCGGATGCGGCGTGAATTTAACGTTGAAGCCACTGTTGGCGCGCCTCAAGTTTCATACCGTGAAACCTTTACTAAGAGCACTCAAGTTCAAGGTAAGTTCGTTCACCAATCTGGTGGTAAAGGTCAATATGGGGATGTTTGGGTTGAATTTACACCTAACGAAGAAGGTAAAGGCTTCGAATTCGAAGATGCCATCGTCGGTGGGGTTGTTCCTCGCGAATACATTCCTTCAGTTGAACAAGGTTTGAAGGAAGCTATGGCTAACGGTGTGTTAGCTGGTTATCCTTTGGTTGACGTTAAGGCTAAGCTCTATGATGGTTCTTACCATGATGTCGATTCTAGTGAAGCTGCCTTCAAGATTGCCGCATCATTAGCATTGCGGAATGCGGTTAAGACTGCTGGCCCTGTTATCCTTGAACCTATCATGAAGGTTGATATCGTTGCCCCAGAAGATTACTTAGGTGATGTTATGGGCCACGTTACTGCCCGTCGTGGTAACATTGAAGGTATGGAAGAACGTGGGAACGCTCAAGAAGTTCACGCCTTTGTACCATTAGCTGAAATGTTTGGTTATGCAACCACATTACGTTCAGCAACTCAAGGTCGTGGGACTTTCACAATGACCTTTGATCATTACCAAAAGGTTCCAAAGTCAGTTCAAGAAGATATTATCAAGAAGAATGGCGGCACTCCAGCCAAGTAA
- the rplC gene encoding 50S ribosomal protein L3 — protein sequence MTTKGILGKKVGMTQVFTENGELVPVTVVEVQPNVVLQVKTVENDGYEAIQLGVDDKREVLTNKPAQGHAAKAKTTPKRFIREIRNVELGDYTVGDEVKADIFAAGDAVDVTGITKGHGYQGNIHKDGQSRGPMAHGSRYHRRPGSMGAIINRVFKGKKLPGRMGNHQRTMQNLQIVRADVENNVLLIKGNVPGANKSFVTVKTSVKSK from the coding sequence ATGACCACTAAAGGAATCTTAGGGAAAAAGGTAGGAATGACGCAAGTCTTCACTGAAAACGGCGAATTAGTTCCCGTTACAGTTGTTGAAGTTCAACCTAACGTTGTGTTGCAAGTTAAGACCGTTGAAAACGACGGTTACGAAGCAATCCAATTAGGTGTTGACGACAAACGCGAAGTCTTGACGAACAAACCTGCTCAAGGTCATGCAGCAAAAGCAAAAACGACTCCTAAGCGCTTCATTCGTGAAATTCGTAATGTTGAGCTTGGAGATTACACAGTAGGTGACGAAGTCAAAGCGGATATTTTCGCAGCTGGCGACGCCGTAGACGTTACGGGTATCACTAAAGGTCATGGTTACCAAGGTAATATCCATAAGGACGGCCAAAGTCGTGGACCAATGGCTCACGGTTCTCGTTACCATCGTCGTCCTGGTTCAATGGGTGCCATCATCAACCGGGTATTCAAAGGTAAGAAATTACCAGGCCGGATGGGTAATCACCAACGGACGATGCAAAACTTACAAATTGTTCGTGCCGACGTTGAAAACAACGTTTTATTAATTAAAGGGAATGTCCCTGGCGCCAACAAGTCATTTGTAACAGTTAAAACATCTGTTAAGAGTAAATAA
- the rpsL gene encoding 30S ribosomal protein S12 encodes MPTINQLIRKGRKSKVSKSNAPALNFGYNSYKKVATNNPAPQKRGVATRVGTMTPKKPNSALRKYARVRLSNLIEVTAYIPGIGHNLQEHSVVLIRGGRVKDLPGVRYHVIRGALDTAGVEDRRQSRSKYGTKKPKK; translated from the coding sequence TCAATTAATTCGCAAAGGCCGTAAGTCTAAAGTATCAAAATCAAATGCCCCAGCATTAAACTTTGGGTATAACAGTTACAAGAAGGTTGCAACTAACAACCCAGCACCACAAAAGCGTGGGGTTGCTACTCGTGTCGGTACCATGACTCCTAAGAAGCCTAACTCGGCTTTACGGAAGTATGCCCGTGTACGTTTATCTAACTTAATTGAAGTTACAGCTTACATTCCTGGTATTGGTCATAACCTCCAAGAACATAGTGTTGTTTTAATTCGTGGTGGTCGTGTTAAGGATTTACCTGGTGTTCGTTACCATGTTATCCGTGGTGCTTTGGATACTGCTGGTGTCGAAGATCGTCGCCAAAGCCGTTCCAAGTATGGTACCAAGAAGCCAAAGAAATAA
- the rpmC gene encoding 50S ribosomal protein L29: protein MKAKEIKALSTTEMLEKEKSYKDELFNLRFQLATGQLENTARLKQVRKNIARIKTALREQELNK, encoded by the coding sequence ATGAAGGCTAAGGAAATTAAAGCATTGTCCACTACTGAAATGCTCGAAAAAGAAAAGTCTTACAAAGACGAACTTTTCAACTTGCGTTTTCAATTGGCCACTGGTCAGCTTGAAAACACCGCTCGTTTAAAACAAGTTCGTAAGAACATTGCGCGTATTAAAACTGCGTTGCGTGAACAAGAGTTAAACAAGTAG
- the rpsS gene encoding 30S ribosomal protein S19: protein MGRSLKKGPFADAHLLKKIDAQSDSDKKSVIKTWSRRSTIFPSFIGYTIAVYDGRKHVPVYIQDDMVGHKLGEFVPTRTFHGHGTDDKKTK from the coding sequence ATGGGTCGTAGTTTAAAGAAGGGACCTTTCGCAGATGCGCATTTATTAAAGAAAATCGATGCACAATCTGATTCTGACAAGAAATCTGTCATCAAGACGTGGTCACGTCGTTCAACAATTTTCCCAAGTTTCATTGGGTACACAATCGCTGTTTATGATGGTCGCAAGCATGTCCCAGTTTACATCCAAGACGACATGGTCGGTCATAAGTTAGGTGAATTTGTACCAACACGGACGTTCCATGGTCATGGAACTGACGATAAGAAAACGAAGTAA
- the rpsC gene encoding 30S ribosomal protein S3 has translation MGQKVNPTGLRVGIIRDWEAKWYAEKDFAAYLNEDLRIRKYIEQRLADASVSTVEIERAANRVNISIHTAKPGMVIGKGGSEVEALRKELNNLTGKRVHINIIEIKKPDLDAKLVGESIARQLEGRVAFRRAMRGAMQRTMRSGAKGIKTQVAGRLNGADMSRVEAYSDGTVPLHTLRADIDYSWVEARTTYGKLGVKTWIYRGEILPEKKSAKGGN, from the coding sequence GTGGGTCAAAAAGTAAATCCAACCGGATTACGTGTAGGAATCATTCGCGACTGGGAAGCAAAATGGTACGCTGAAAAAGATTTTGCTGCCTACTTGAACGAAGATTTACGCATCCGTAAGTATATCGAACAACGACTTGCCGACGCTTCCGTCTCCACCGTTGAAATCGAACGCGCTGCAAATCGCGTGAACATTTCAATCCATACCGCAAAACCAGGGATGGTTATTGGTAAGGGTGGTTCTGAAGTTGAAGCTCTTCGTAAAGAATTAAACAATTTAACTGGTAAGCGAGTACACATCAACATCATCGAAATCAAGAAGCCTGATTTAGATGCTAAATTAGTTGGTGAAAGTATTGCGCGTCAATTGGAAGGCCGGGTTGCTTTCCGTCGTGCGATGCGTGGTGCCATGCAACGTACAATGCGTTCCGGTGCTAAGGGTATTAAGACACAAGTTGCTGGCCGTTTAAACGGTGCCGACATGTCTCGTGTTGAAGCATACTCAGATGGTACGGTTCCATTGCATACGCTTCGTGCTGATATCGACTATTCATGGGTCGAAGCACGGACGACTTACGGTAAGTTAGGTGTTAAGACCTGGATCTACCGTGGCGAAATCTTGCCAGAAAAGAAATCTGCTAAAGGAGGAAACTAA
- the rplN gene encoding 50S ribosomal protein L14: MIQQESRLKVADNSGAREILTIKVLGGSGRKTANIGDVIVATVKQATPGGVVKAHDVVKAVIVRTKSGVHRADGSYIKFDENAAVIIRDDKTPQGTRIFGPVARELRDKDFMRIVSLAPEVL; encoded by the coding sequence GTGATCCAACAAGAAAGTCGTTTAAAAGTTGCTGACAACTCCGGTGCCCGTGAAATCCTTACTATTAAGGTATTAGGTGGCTCTGGTCGTAAAACTGCTAACATTGGTGATGTCATTGTTGCTACGGTTAAACAAGCAACACCCGGTGGTGTTGTCAAAGCTCATGATGTCGTTAAAGCTGTGATCGTCCGGACTAAGTCTGGTGTTCACCGTGCTGACGGTTCATACATCAAGTTTGATGAAAATGCTGCAGTTATTATTCGTGATGACAAAACGCCACAAGGTACTCGTATCTTTGGCCCAGTCGCTCGTGAATTACGTGATAAAGACTTCATGCGTATTGTTTCATTAGCGCCAGAAGTTCTGTAG
- the rpsG gene encoding 30S ribosomal protein S7 gives MPRKGAPAKREVLADPMYNSKLVTRLINHLMLDGKRGTASTILYDAFDQIKEQTGNDPLEVFEEAMKNVMPVLEVKARRVGGSNYQVPIEVRPDRKTTLGLRWIVQYARSRGEHTMSDRLAREIMDAANNTGASVKKREDTHKMAEANRAFAHYRW, from the coding sequence ATGCCAAGAAAAGGTGCACCTGCAAAACGCGAAGTTTTAGCAGATCCAATGTATAACTCTAAATTAGTAACGCGTTTAATTAACCACTTAATGTTAGATGGTAAACGCGGTACCGCATCAACTATTTTATATGATGCTTTTGATCAAATTAAAGAACAAACTGGTAACGATCCTTTGGAAGTCTTCGAAGAAGCAATGAAGAACGTTATGCCAGTACTTGAAGTTAAGGCCCGCCGTGTTGGTGGTTCTAACTACCAAGTTCCAATCGAAGTTCGCCCAGATCGTAAGACGACCCTTGGCCTTCGTTGGATCGTTCAATATGCTCGCTCACGTGGCGAACATACCATGTCCGACCGGTTAGCTCGTGAAATCATGGATGCTGCTAACAATACTGGTGCTTCTGTTAAGAAGCGTGAAGATACGCATAAGATGGCTGAAGCCAACCGTGCCTTCGCTCATTATCGTTGGTAA
- the rplV gene encoding 50S ribosomal protein L22, with translation MAEQVTSARATAKTVRIAARKVRLVVDLIRGKSVAEALAILKFTPRGASPVVEKVLLSAVANAENNFDLDREDLVVSEAFVNEGPTLKRFRPRAKGSASPINKRTSHITITVTEK, from the coding sequence ATGGCTGAACAAGTAACATCTGCACGTGCAACTGCAAAAACTGTTCGTATTGCCGCTCGTAAGGTCCGCCTAGTTGTCGATCTTATCAGAGGTAAAAGTGTTGCCGAAGCTTTAGCAATCCTGAAGTTCACTCCACGGGGTGCTTCTCCAGTAGTAGAAAAGGTTTTACTTTCTGCTGTTGCTAACGCTGAAAATAACTTTGACTTAGATCGCGAAGATTTGGTCGTAAGCGAAGCCTTTGTTAACGAAGGACCAACCTTAAAACGGTTCCGTCCACGGGCAAAGGGTTCTGCTTCACCAATCAACAAGCGGACTAGCCACATCACGATTACAGTTACTGAAAAATAG
- the rpsQ gene encoding 30S ribosomal protein S17 produces MSEDTRNSRKVIQGRVVSDKMDKTIVVIVETYKNHPVYGKRVRYSKKFKAHDEKNEAKTGDIVKIMETRPLSATKRFRLIEVVQKAVII; encoded by the coding sequence ATGAGTGAAGATACTCGTAATAGCCGTAAGGTTATCCAAGGACGCGTTGTTTCTGACAAGATGGACAAAACCATCGTTGTTATTGTCGAAACTTACAAGAACCATCCGGTATACGGCAAACGTGTTCGTTATTCAAAGAAATTCAAGGCTCATGATGAAAAGAATGAAGCCAAAACTGGCGATATCGTCAAGATCATGGAAACTCGTCCTCTATCAGCTACTAAGCGTTTCCGCTTAATTGAAGTTGTTCAAAAAGCTGTTATTATCTAG